A single Vigna radiata var. radiata cultivar VC1973A chromosome 8, Vradiata_ver6, whole genome shotgun sequence DNA region contains:
- the LOC106770325 gene encoding uncharacterized protein LOC106770325, with the protein MVNVLIQRRPRKKSTTWAINSNSAKAYKAIPRRKDNLDEEDIDDQGSCSDLLKKSCPPKVKDPGGFTVPCTIGSVKIGKALLDLGSSINMMPLSMLKKIDGLRLKPTKISLIMADGSPKKPYGVVEDVVIHIERLKFLVDFVVMEMKEDDKISIIL; encoded by the exons atggtcaatgtgcttatcCAGAGGAGGCCCAGGAAGAAGTCAACTACATGGGCAATCAATTCCAATTCCGCCAag GCGTATAAAGCAATACCCAGGAGGAAAGATAATCTAGACGAGGAAGATATTGATGACCAGGGAAGTTGCAGTGACTTGTTGAAGAAATCATGTCCTCCAAAAGTGAAGGATCCAGGAGGTTTTACAGTTCCTTGCACTATTGGGAGTGTGAAGATAGGGAAAGCCCTACTTGATTTAGGGTcaagcattaatatgatgcccctatctatgctCAAAAAGATTGATGGTCTTAGATTGAAGCCAACAAAGATTTCCTTGATAATGGCCGATGGATCACCAAAGAAACCCTACGGTGTGGTGGAGGATGTTGTGATTCACATAGAAAGACTTAAATTCCTGGTTGATTTTGTCGTCATGGAGATGAAGGAGGATGACAAGATCTCAATCATTCTTTGA
- the LOC106770326 gene encoding uncharacterized protein LOC106770326, translated as MEEEKKEESLVLIKPEIPSVPVPFAQAVMDVRISDQFVPPQFKMYDNTIDPEAHIKSFTNTMAFRTGCDAIWCWAFSLSLEGEALEWFNSLPNGSVENFKSLSGMFNEQFAACRAQDVTLVDLMNLKQGKEEPLKTFMDRFTKTVRRVRGLSLEMTLQYVMPALRPGPFKESVCRTPPKTLEELHQRAADEARVEEMKQNYRREVQEAKDRGEGKQQGQSHRPGTAKGREGPRGPRFPSIPP; from the coding sequence AtggaggaagagaagaaagaagaaagtttgGTGTTAATAAAGCCGGAGATACCTTCAGTCCCGGTACCCTTCGCGCAGGCGGTAATGGACGTGCGCATTTCGGACCAGTTCGTTCCCCCGCAGTTTAAAATGTATGACAACACCATTGATCCTGAGGCGCACATCAAGTCATTCACTAACACTATGGCATTCCGTACGGGATGCGATGCCATATGGTGTTGGGCGTTCTCATTGTCCCTTGAAGGCGAAGCCTTGGAGTGGTTCAATTCTCTCCCCAACGGCTCGGTGGAGAACTTTAAAAGCTTGAGTGGCATGTTTAATGAGCAGTTTGCCGCATGCCGAGCGCAGGACGTCACCCTGGTCGACTTGATGAATCTGAAGCAGGGAAAGGAGGAACCACTCAAAACCTTTATGGACCGGTTCACGAAGACAGTTCGACGGGTCAGAGGTTTGAGCCTGGAAATGACCCTACAGTATGTGATGCCGGCCCTCAGGCCGGGACCATTCAAAGAAAGCGTTTGTCGTACCCCACCTAAGACCCTAGAGGAACTACACCAGAGGGCGGCGGATGAGGCCCGAGTGGAGGAGATGAAGCAGAATTACCGGAGAGAGGTTCAAGAGGCGAAGGACAGGGGCGAGGGGAAGCAGCAGGGACAATCCCACCGTCCGGGTACTGCGAAGGGACGAGAGGGACCCAGAGGCCCCCGCTTTCCCAGTATACCCCCCTAA
- the LOC106770327 gene encoding uncharacterized protein LOC106770327 codes for MGFAGERVDTKGYLDLWTLLGVGREGEDKRIRYLLVDANTSYNVLLGCLCLNSFGAIVSTPHLAMKYPTSRGTICTIRADQKVARECYAAGLKMYPREMRRRTSGTDVAMADLDPRTNTEDRLEPLGETQPMIVGKDPTQVTTIARGLEEEVEKRLRRSPTRTPKEEEDGEEKRRAVQEEVRKLQVAGFVREITYTTWLAYVVMVKKASGQWRMCTDYTDLNKACLKDSYPLPSIDVLVDGASGHQILSFLDAYSGYNQIPMHGPDREKTAFMADQANFCYEVMPFGLKNVGATY; via the exons ATGGGGTTTGCTGGGGAACGGGTCGACACCAAGGGATATCTAGACTTGTGGACGCTTCTGGGGGTCGGCCGAGAAGGCGAGGATAAGAGAATAAGATACTTACTAGTAGACGCCAACACGTCCTATAATGTCTTGTTAGGATGCCTGTGCCTGAACTCCTTTGGCGCCATTGTTTCCACCCCCCACTTGGCGATGAAGTATCCTACCAGCCGAGGTACAATTTGCACCATCCGTGCTGATCAAAAAGTGGCGCGGGAGTGTTATGCCGCAGGCCTTAAGATGTATCCTCGGGAAATGAGGAGGAGGACGAGTGGTACGGACGTCGCAATGGCCGACCTAGATCCCCGGACCAATACGGAAGATCGCCTTGAGCCGCTGGGGGAGACCCAACCTATGATAGTAGGGAAAGATCCCACTCAGGTAACCACCATTGCTCGGGGACTGGAGGAAGAAGTAGAAAAGCGACTGAGG AGAAGCCCGACCCGTACCCCAAAAGAAGAGGAGGATGGCGAAGAGAAAAGGAGGGCCGTCCAGGAGGAGGTAAGGAAGTTACAGGTGGCAGGGTTCGTCCGAGAGATCACGTATACCACTTGGTTAGCATATGTGGTCATGGTTAAGAAAGCTAGCGGCCAATGGCGAATGTGCACGGATTATACCGACCTAAATAAAGCCTGCCTAAAGGACTCTTATCCTTTGCCTAGCATTGACGTCCTCGTGGATGGGGCGTCTGGTCATCAAATTCTAAGCTTCTTGGACGCATACTCGGGGTATAATCAGATACCCATGCATGGACCGGATAGGGAGAAGACGGCCTTTATGGCCGATCAAGCCAACTTCTGTTATGAAGTCATGCCCTTCGGTTTGAAGAACGTCGGCGCCACTTACTAG
- the LOC106771824 gene encoding uncharacterized protein LOC106771824, whose amino-acid sequence KSAFLNGFTKEEVYVSQPPGFEDFRFPDHVYKLKKALYGLKQAPKSWYERLSTFLIDNEFSRGKVDSTLFIKKVGKHILIVQVYVDDIIFGSTXXSXCEEFAKIMQGEFEMSMMGELNFFLGLQIKQMNGGTFISQTKYCREILKKFGMDTCKEANTPMGTSCYLDKDETGKGVNKTLFRGMIGYLLYLTASRPDIMQSVCVCARYLANTKESHLTVVKRILKYLKGTTSFGLWYPSDASPSLIGYSNADYGGCKIDRKSTGGTCHFLGCSLVSWHSKKQVCVALSTTEAEYIAAGNCCAQILWMKQQLEDFDIFLDNIPLKCDNTSAINLTKNPIMHSRTKHIE is encoded by the coding sequence aaaagtgctttcttaaatggttttacaaaagaagaagtgtatgttagtcaacctcctggctTTGAGGATTTTAgatttcctgatcatgtttacaagttgaaaaaggccctttatggtcttaaacaggcacctaagtcttggtatgaaagacttagtaccttcttaATTGACAATGagttttctagaggaaaggttgattcaaccttattcattaagaaagtaggaaaacacattttaattgtgcaagtttatgtagatgatattatttttgggtcaACTGNTNANTCNTTNtgtgaagaatttgcaaaaataatgcaaggtgagtttgagatgtctatgatgggtgagctaaACTTCTTTTTAGGACTtcagataaaacaaatgaatggaggtactttcatctcccaaacaaaatactgtagagaaattcttaagaaatttggtatggataccTGCAAAGAAGCCAATACACCTATGGGTACTTCatgctatttagataaggatgaaactggaaaGGGAGTGAACAAAACTCTGTTCAGAGGCATGATAGGATATTTGCTGtacttaactgctagtagaccagatattatgcaaagtgtatgtgtgtgtgctaggtacctAGCTAATactaaagaatctcatttgactgTTGTTAAGAGAatcctaaaatatcttaagggaaccacttcttttggactttggtatccctctgatgcttcacctagtttaataggttactctaatgcagattatggtggttgtaaaattgatagaaaaagtactggtggaacttgtcattttctgggctgttctttagtgtcttggcactcaaagaaacaagtgtgtgtagctttgtctaccactgaagctgaatatattgcagctggcaactgttgtgcccaaattttgtggatgaaacaacaactggaagactttgatatcttccttgataatattcctttaaaatgtgataatacaagtgctataaatctgactaagaaccccataatgcattcaagaactaagcacattgag